One genomic region from Cellulomonas hominis encodes:
- a CDS encoding PP2C family protein-serine/threonine phosphatase — protein sequence MRTTWGSASDRGRVRALNEDALLAHPPVFLVADGMGGHEAGDVASRLAVEEFARLAGLTAVDPADLHACFRRAAQRIRATFERREGGTTVAGVALGEHDGTAHWLVFNVGDSRVYRWADGELAQLTVDHSVVQELVDSGTLTLAAAERHPERHVLTRALGTGADPEPDYWMLPARPGDRLLVCSDGVSGELTPADVAAVLAGTPGAGAAAAELVRRAVEAGGRDNATAVVVEADPIADDGTGWLAFGVEGADTTWDETVDGATIPRPRSHQEDSR from the coding sequence GTGCGCACGACGTGGGGATCCGCGTCCGACCGGGGGCGCGTGCGCGCGCTCAACGAGGACGCGCTGCTGGCCCACCCGCCGGTCTTCCTGGTCGCCGACGGCATGGGCGGGCACGAGGCGGGCGACGTCGCGAGCCGGCTCGCGGTCGAGGAGTTCGCGCGGCTCGCGGGGCTGACCGCGGTCGACCCCGCCGACCTGCACGCCTGCTTCCGGCGCGCCGCGCAGCGGATCCGCGCCACCTTCGAGCGCCGCGAGGGCGGCACGACCGTGGCCGGCGTCGCGCTCGGGGAGCACGACGGGACCGCGCACTGGCTGGTGTTCAACGTCGGCGACTCCCGCGTGTACCGCTGGGCCGACGGCGAGCTCGCGCAGCTCACCGTCGACCACTCGGTCGTCCAGGAGCTCGTGGACTCCGGGACGCTCACGCTCGCGGCGGCCGAGCGGCACCCGGAGCGGCACGTGCTCACCCGGGCGCTCGGCACCGGCGCGGACCCCGAGCCCGACTACTGGATGCTCCCCGCGCGCCCCGGCGACCGGCTGCTCGTGTGCTCCGACGGCGTGTCCGGCGAGCTGACCCCGGCGGACGTCGCCGCGGTGCTCGCCGGGACCCCCGGGGCGGGGGCGGCGGCGGCCGAGCTCGTGCGCCGCGCGGTCGAGGCCGGGGGCCGCGACAACGCCACCGCGGTCGTCGTCGAGGCGGACCCGATCGCGGACGACGGCACCGGATGGCTTGCTTTCGGGGTCGAGGGTGCCGATACGACATGGGACGAGACGGTCGACGGGGCCACCATCCCGCGACCCCGAAGCCACCAGGAGGACTCTCGGTGA
- a CDS encoding hemolysin family protein → MSEVTPGTVGLLAALTVLAVLVAALLSAGEAAVLRIGRNAVADLLTARHPAAERVRRLAEDRGAVAGSAAVVRLLCEMLAAVCLTLAIAASDLAWSLELVIAVAACAFLTVVLARLSPRSLGHRYPRQVLVATSRLLLGVRAVAGPLVRVAPAAGADLDEERLREIVERVGDDPEGDADERAMVRSVLGLGDTLTREVMVPRTDMVTTVESTPLRKVLSLLLRSGYSRVPVVGEQVDDLKGVLYLKDLVRRMQDDPDAAEAPAGSLVRPAVFVPESKPVDELLRELQAGASHIAMVVDEYGGIAGLVTIEDALEEIVGELTDEHDPSAPQVEDLGGGAYLVPARLAKDELGELFGLDVEDDDVDTAGGLLAKALGKVPIPGSAGEIHGLRLVAQGTEGRRKRVARVLVSRVPDPDPEPREQHRDPEPQPAADRGRAHPTDQ, encoded by the coding sequence ATGAGCGAGGTCACGCCGGGCACGGTGGGGCTGCTCGCGGCCCTCACGGTGCTCGCCGTCCTCGTGGCGGCCCTGCTGTCCGCGGGCGAGGCGGCGGTGCTGCGGATCGGCCGGAACGCCGTCGCGGACCTGCTGACCGCCCGGCACCCCGCCGCCGAGCGCGTGCGGCGCCTCGCGGAGGACCGCGGGGCGGTCGCCGGGTCGGCCGCCGTCGTGCGGCTGCTGTGCGAGATGCTCGCGGCCGTCTGCCTCACGCTGGCGATCGCCGCGTCCGACCTGGCGTGGTCGCTCGAGCTGGTCATCGCCGTCGCGGCGTGCGCCTTCCTCACCGTGGTGCTGGCCCGGCTGAGCCCCCGGTCGCTGGGGCACCGGTACCCGCGCCAGGTGCTCGTCGCGACGTCGCGGCTGCTGCTCGGGGTGCGCGCGGTCGCCGGGCCGCTGGTGCGGGTCGCCCCGGCCGCCGGCGCGGACCTGGACGAGGAGCGGCTGCGCGAGATCGTCGAGCGCGTCGGCGACGACCCGGAGGGCGACGCGGACGAGCGCGCCATGGTCCGCTCGGTGCTCGGCCTGGGCGACACCCTCACCCGCGAGGTGATGGTGCCCCGCACGGACATGGTGACGACGGTCGAGTCGACCCCGCTGCGCAAGGTGCTGTCCCTGCTGCTGCGCTCCGGGTACTCGCGGGTGCCGGTCGTCGGGGAGCAGGTCGACGACCTCAAGGGCGTGCTCTACCTCAAGGACCTGGTGCGCCGGATGCAGGACGACCCGGACGCCGCCGAGGCCCCGGCCGGCTCGCTCGTGCGGCCCGCGGTGTTCGTGCCGGAGTCGAAGCCGGTCGACGAGCTGCTGCGGGAGCTGCAGGCCGGCGCCTCGCACATCGCGATGGTCGTCGACGAGTACGGCGGGATCGCCGGGCTCGTGACCATCGAGGACGCGCTCGAGGAGATCGTCGGCGAGCTGACCGACGAGCACGACCCGTCGGCGCCGCAGGTCGAGGACCTCGGCGGCGGCGCGTACCTGGTGCCGGCGCGGCTGGCGAAGGACGAGCTCGGCGAGCTGTTCGGCCTCGACGTCGAGGACGACGACGTGGACACCGCGGGCGGCCTGCTGGCCAAGGCGCTCGGCAAGGTGCCCATCCCCGGGTCGGCGGGGGAGATCCACGGCCTGCGCCTGGTGGCGCAGGGCACGGAGGGCCGCCGCAAGCGGGTCGCCCGCGTCCTGGTGTCCCGCGTGCCCGACCCCGACCCCGAGCCGCGCGAGCAGCACCGCGACCCCGAGCCCCAGCCCGCCGCCGACCGCGGCCGGGCCCACCCCACGGACCAGTGA
- a CDS encoding PhoH family protein — protein sequence MAETSPDRPDRSLPAARVEHRITIPSSVSMVELLGMDDQVLRAVESGFRTVDVHARGNEITLAGPAGDVALVARLVDELVEMAAGGTPLTPDVVTRSVAMLTAGTATRPADVLTFNILSTRGRTIRPKTSGQKEYVDAIDRNTVTFGIGPAGTGKTYLAMAKAVQALQARQVNRIVLTRPAVEAGERLGFLPGTLSEKIDPYLRPLYDALHDMVDPDSIPRLMEAGTIEVAPLAYMRGRTLNDSFIILDEAQNTSAEQMKMFLTRLGFGSKVVVTGDVTQVDLPSGTTSGLRVVETILADVDDVAFCRLSSSDVVRHRLVSDIIDAYARWDTTAR from the coding sequence ATGGCTGAGACCTCACCCGACCGCCCCGACCGGTCGCTCCCCGCCGCGCGGGTCGAGCACCGGATCACCATCCCGTCCAGCGTCTCCATGGTCGAGCTCCTCGGCATGGACGACCAGGTGCTCCGCGCGGTCGAGTCGGGCTTCCGCACCGTGGACGTGCACGCGCGCGGCAACGAGATCACCCTGGCCGGCCCGGCCGGCGACGTCGCGCTGGTCGCCCGGCTCGTCGACGAGCTGGTCGAGATGGCCGCCGGCGGCACACCGCTGACCCCGGACGTCGTGACCCGCTCGGTCGCGATGCTCACGGCGGGCACCGCCACGCGCCCGGCGGACGTGCTGACGTTCAACATCCTCTCGACCCGGGGGCGCACGATCCGCCCGAAGACGTCGGGGCAGAAGGAGTACGTCGACGCGATCGACCGGAACACGGTGACGTTCGGCATCGGCCCGGCGGGCACCGGCAAGACGTACCTCGCGATGGCGAAGGCCGTGCAGGCGCTGCAGGCCCGGCAGGTCAACCGGATCGTGCTGACCCGGCCGGCGGTCGAGGCGGGGGAGCGGCTCGGGTTCCTGCCCGGCACGCTCAGCGAGAAGATCGACCCCTACCTGCGGCCGCTGTACGACGCGCTGCACGACATGGTCGACCCCGACTCGATCCCGCGGCTGATGGAGGCCGGGACGATCGAGGTGGCGCCGCTGGCGTACATGCGCGGGCGCACGCTCAACGACTCCTTCATCATCCTGGACGAGGCGCAGAACACCTCGGCCGAGCAGATGAAGATGTTCCTCACCCGGCTCGGCTTCGGGTCGAAGGTCGTGGTCACCGGCGACGTCACCCAGGTGGACCTGCCGTCGGGCACGACCTCCGGCCTGCGGGTGGTCGAGACGATCCTGGCGGACGTGGACGACGTCGCGTTCTGCCGGCTGAGCTCCTCCGACGTCGTCCGCCACCGCCTGGTGAGCGACATCATCGACGCCTACGCACGCTGGGACACCACTGCACGATGA
- a CDS encoding alpha/beta hydrolase family protein: MRYRVAAGTVVGAIVLAVLGALMGPQWAPVPMTDPLTVQAESTAIPGAPAAGPYPVAEKVVEVPLDGATVEARVLMPLGVEGDVPGVVFVHGAGTGAFEDAFVEQAEALAEAGVATIVPNKRLDTYTVRHRDYVLMAEDYLRSFDLLRDLPGVDPDRVGVYAESEGAWIAPVMAVDEPDVAFVVLVSAPVVPARQQAAFAVDSYLRNTGVPQQVFRAIPRAVGMSIPGGGFEYADFDVAPYQRQMTQPVLVAYGTADASMPLVQGAEQIIRDVAIAGNTDYTVRYYRGADHGIRVAGAVAPAFLRDLTGWVQGLPETGSVWPRIAGDQPEQLYWAAPVPQPRWLGNGDVLVFLVLGAVGLVVLLPLARWAAVGVQHLRGRAPAPGRDRVLARRLALLSAASVGTVVALVWYLVAVARLALGYERNGWIVQGGWLGVRLLGLAAVLAAAAVVVRLRRLRQSGEPMARGAVGHVVLWGTCAACAALLVVLAYWGVYQLGI; this comes from the coding sequence GTGCGCTACCGGGTCGCGGCGGGAACGGTCGTGGGGGCGATCGTCCTCGCGGTCCTCGGGGCGCTCATGGGCCCGCAGTGGGCGCCGGTGCCGATGACCGACCCGCTGACCGTGCAGGCCGAGTCGACCGCGATCCCCGGCGCACCCGCCGCCGGCCCGTACCCCGTGGCGGAGAAGGTCGTGGAGGTGCCGCTGGACGGCGCGACGGTCGAGGCGCGCGTGCTGATGCCGCTCGGCGTCGAGGGCGACGTCCCCGGCGTGGTGTTCGTGCACGGCGCGGGCACCGGGGCGTTCGAGGACGCGTTCGTCGAGCAGGCGGAGGCCCTGGCCGAGGCCGGCGTCGCGACGATCGTGCCGAACAAGCGCCTCGACACCTACACGGTGCGCCACCGCGACTACGTGCTGATGGCCGAGGACTACCTGCGGTCGTTCGACCTGCTGCGCGACCTCCCGGGCGTCGACCCGGACCGGGTCGGGGTGTACGCGGAGAGCGAGGGCGCCTGGATCGCGCCCGTGATGGCGGTCGACGAGCCGGACGTCGCGTTCGTGGTGCTGGTGTCCGCGCCCGTCGTGCCCGCGCGGCAGCAGGCGGCGTTCGCCGTCGACTCCTACCTGCGCAACACCGGGGTGCCGCAGCAGGTGTTCCGGGCGATCCCGCGGGCGGTCGGCATGTCGATCCCCGGCGGCGGCTTCGAGTACGCGGACTTCGACGTGGCGCCGTACCAGCGGCAGATGACCCAGCCGGTCCTGGTCGCGTACGGCACCGCCGACGCGTCCATGCCGCTCGTGCAGGGCGCCGAGCAGATCATCCGGGACGTCGCGATCGCCGGGAACACGGACTACACCGTCCGGTACTACCGCGGCGCCGACCACGGCATCCGGGTGGCCGGCGCGGTCGCCCCGGCGTTCCTGCGCGACCTGACGGGCTGGGTGCAGGGGCTCCCGGAGACGGGCTCGGTGTGGCCGCGGATCGCGGGGGACCAGCCCGAGCAGCTGTACTGGGCCGCGCCCGTGCCGCAGCCGCGCTGGCTCGGCAACGGGGACGTGCTGGTGTTCCTCGTGCTCGGCGCGGTGGGCCTGGTGGTGCTGCTGCCGCTGGCGCGCTGGGCGGCCGTGGGCGTGCAGCACCTGCGCGGGCGGGCGCCGGCGCCGGGCCGGGACCGGGTGCTGGCCCGGCGGCTCGCGCTGCTGTCCGCGGCCTCGGTCGGGACCGTGGTGGCGCTCGTCTGGTACCTCGTGGCCGTGGCGCGGCTCGCCCTCGGGTACGAGCGCAACGGCTGGATCGTGCAGGGCGGCTGGCTCGGCGTCCGGCTGCTGGGCCTCGCGGCGGTGCTCGCCGCGGCGGCCGTGGTCGTGCGGCTGCGCCGCCTGCGGCAGTCCGGCGAGCCGATGGCGCGCGGCGCGGTCGGGCACGTGGTCCTCTGGGGCACGTGCGCCGCCTGCGCGGCGCTGCTGGTCGTGCTCGCGTACTGGGGCGTGTACCAGCTGGGGATCTAG
- the ppdK gene encoding pyruvate, phosphate dikinase, whose protein sequence is MASYVQDFSEGDKDQKDLLGGKGANLAEMTRLGLPVPPGFTITTDACRDYMRTGHLPPELRVEVTMAVRRLEDALGRGLGDFHDPLLVSVRSGAKFSMPGMMETVLNVGLNDASVIGLAEFSGDERFAWDSYRRLIQMFGKTVLDIDGDLFAETLDKAKAAKGVHDDVDLDAADLRQLTEQFKEIVRVESGREFPQHPREQLDLAIVAVLKSWNTERARLYRRRERIPDDLGTAVNVCSMVFGNLGPTSGTGVAFTRDPATGRTGDYGDYLVNAQGEDVVAGIRNTLSLVEMEEVDPQSYADLRQAMRRLETHYRDLCDVEFTVERGKLWMLQTRVGKRTAPAAFRIATQLVDEHLITMDEALARVSGAQLSQLMFPQFDSTAERTLLTKGMAASPGAAVGRAVFDSATAQARAAEGEDVVLVRRETNPDDLGGMIAAVGVLTARGGKTSHAAVVARGMGRTCVVGADELDIDPVARTLKVNGHAVSEGDVIAIDGSTGEVYLGAVPVVPSPVSTYLESGLDAALDQAGDDEQTADLVTSVHRILTHADEKRRLRVHANADTAEDAHRARSLGAQGIGLCRTEHMFLGERRVLVERVVLAEDDEERQSALDALLPLQRADFGALLTEMDGLPTTIRLIDPPLHEFLPDLTELSVKVALAEERGEVDAADVKLLAAVRRMHEANPMLGLRGVRLGLVVPGLFSLQIRAICEATADRLEAGGTPHAEIMVPLVGSVMELHLVRDEALRIMAEVGETRGIALDLPVGAMIELPRAALTADRIAEVAQFFSFGTNDLTQTTWGFSRDDVEGAFFPEYLENGVLTISPFETIDAKGVGRLVRIAVEEGRATRPDLTVGVCGEHGGDPESIRFFDAVGLDYVSCSPFRVPVARLEAGRAAIQGPDTDVR, encoded by the coding sequence GTGGCCAGCTATGTCCAGGACTTCTCCGAGGGTGACAAGGACCAGAAGGATCTGCTCGGCGGCAAGGGCGCGAACCTCGCCGAGATGACCCGCCTGGGCCTGCCGGTGCCGCCCGGCTTCACCATCACGACCGACGCCTGCCGCGACTACATGCGCACGGGCCACCTGCCGCCCGAGCTGCGCGTCGAGGTCACGATGGCCGTCCGGCGGCTGGAGGACGCGCTCGGCCGCGGCCTCGGGGACTTCCACGACCCGCTGCTGGTGTCGGTGCGCAGCGGCGCGAAGTTCTCCATGCCCGGGATGATGGAGACGGTGCTCAACGTCGGCCTGAACGACGCGTCCGTGATCGGCCTGGCGGAGTTCTCCGGCGACGAGCGGTTCGCGTGGGACTCCTACCGCCGGCTGATCCAGATGTTCGGCAAGACCGTGCTCGACATCGACGGCGACCTGTTCGCCGAGACGCTCGACAAGGCGAAGGCCGCCAAGGGCGTGCACGACGACGTCGACCTGGACGCCGCGGACCTGCGGCAGCTCACCGAGCAGTTCAAGGAGATCGTCCGCGTCGAGTCCGGCCGCGAGTTCCCGCAGCACCCGCGCGAGCAGCTCGACCTGGCGATCGTCGCGGTGCTGAAGTCCTGGAACACCGAGCGGGCGCGCCTGTACCGCCGTCGCGAGCGCATCCCGGACGACCTGGGCACCGCGGTGAACGTGTGCTCGATGGTGTTCGGCAACCTCGGCCCGACCTCCGGCACCGGCGTGGCGTTCACGCGCGACCCCGCGACCGGGCGCACGGGCGACTACGGCGACTACCTGGTGAACGCCCAGGGCGAGGACGTCGTGGCCGGCATCCGGAACACCCTCAGCCTGGTGGAGATGGAGGAGGTCGACCCGCAGTCCTACGCCGACCTGCGCCAGGCGATGCGCCGGCTCGAGACCCACTACCGCGACCTGTGCGACGTCGAGTTCACCGTGGAGCGCGGGAAGCTCTGGATGCTGCAGACCCGGGTCGGCAAGCGCACCGCGCCCGCCGCGTTCCGGATCGCGACCCAGCTGGTCGACGAGCACCTCATCACGATGGACGAGGCCCTGGCCCGGGTCAGCGGCGCGCAGCTCTCGCAGCTGATGTTCCCGCAGTTCGACTCCACGGCCGAGCGCACGCTCCTCACCAAGGGCATGGCGGCCTCCCCGGGCGCGGCGGTGGGCCGGGCCGTGTTCGACTCGGCGACCGCGCAGGCCCGGGCCGCCGAGGGCGAGGACGTCGTGCTGGTCCGCCGGGAGACCAACCCGGACGACCTCGGCGGCATGATCGCGGCGGTCGGCGTGCTGACCGCGCGCGGCGGCAAGACGTCGCACGCGGCGGTCGTGGCACGCGGCATGGGCCGCACCTGCGTGGTCGGCGCGGACGAGCTGGACATCGACCCCGTCGCCCGCACGCTCAAGGTCAACGGCCACGCGGTGTCCGAGGGCGACGTCATCGCGATCGACGGCTCCACCGGCGAGGTGTACCTGGGCGCCGTCCCGGTCGTCCCGTCGCCGGTCAGCACCTACCTCGAGTCCGGCCTGGACGCGGCCCTCGACCAGGCCGGCGACGACGAGCAGACCGCCGACCTGGTGACGTCGGTGCACCGGATCCTCACGCACGCCGACGAGAAGCGGCGCCTGCGGGTGCACGCCAACGCCGACACCGCCGAGGACGCCCACCGGGCCCGGTCGCTGGGCGCCCAGGGCATCGGGCTGTGCCGGACCGAGCACATGTTCCTCGGCGAGCGCCGGGTGCTCGTCGAGCGGGTCGTGCTCGCGGAGGACGACGAGGAGCGGCAGTCCGCGCTCGACGCCCTGCTCCCGCTGCAGCGGGCCGACTTCGGCGCGCTGCTCACCGAGATGGACGGCCTGCCGACGACCATCCGGCTGATCGACCCGCCGCTGCACGAGTTCCTGCCGGACCTCACCGAGCTGTCGGTCAAGGTCGCGCTGGCCGAGGAGCGCGGCGAGGTCGACGCGGCGGACGTCAAGCTGCTCGCCGCGGTGCGACGGATGCACGAGGCGAACCCGATGCTCGGGCTGCGCGGCGTCCGGCTCGGGCTCGTGGTGCCCGGGCTGTTCTCCCTGCAGATCCGCGCGATCTGCGAGGCCACCGCCGACCGGCTCGAGGCCGGCGGCACCCCGCACGCGGAGATCATGGTCCCGCTCGTCGGGTCGGTCATGGAGCTGCACCTGGTCCGCGACGAGGCGCTGCGGATCATGGCCGAGGTCGGCGAGACCCGCGGGATCGCGCTGGACCTGCCGGTCGGCGCGATGATCGAGCTGCCGCGCGCGGCGCTCACGGCCGACCGGATCGCCGAGGTCGCGCAGTTCTTCTCGTTCGGCACCAACGACCTCACGCAGACCACGTGGGGCTTCTCCCGGGACGACGTCGAGGGCGCGTTCTTCCCGGAGTACCTCGAGAACGGGGTCCTCACGATCTCCCCGTTCGAGACCATCGACGCGAAGGGCGTCGGACGGCTCGTCCGCATCGCGGTGGAGGAGGGCCGGGCCACCCGGCCCGACCTCACCGTCGGAGTCTGCGGCGAGCACGGCGGTGACCCGGAGTCGATCCGGTTCTTCGACGCGGTGGGCCTGGACTACGTGTCCTGCTCGCCGTTCCGGGTTCCGGTCGCGCGGCTCGAGGCCGGCAGGGCCGCGATCCAGGGTCCCGACACCGACGTCCGCTGA
- a CDS encoding S1C family serine protease encodes MDQNATPEPRPADPVTAAYAAPAAPAVPAAPAAPEEAYPPPRRSRRRRTAVALFASGAVAAGLVLGGTAYAVGLPDGSSEPDLAAAPSAGGGAFGYRGPQSGGGSAPSTTLPGTGTATGTGTLDATTASDAQQAGVVLVSTVLGYQSAEAAGTGVVLTSDGLVVTNNHVVEGATEITVTIGTTGETYTAEVVGTDATADVAVLQLQGASGLTTVALDDDEDGVAVGDAVTAVGNAEGGGVLLAADGTVTGLDESITTQAEGASSGESLTGLIEVDADVVSGDSGGPLLDDEGEVVGITTAASSGSADVTGYAIPIGDVLDVVTQIVSGQDTDSITLGYPAFLGVQLATTGATGLPGASGAAATGATIAGVVDGTPAAEAGLTAGDTITAVDGTPVADADALSAALAAHAPGDQVTLTWTTTSGASQSATVTLIAGPAD; translated from the coding sequence ATGGACCAGAACGCCACGCCCGAGCCCCGGCCGGCCGACCCCGTGACCGCCGCGTACGCGGCGCCCGCGGCGCCCGCGGTGCCCGCCGCGCCCGCCGCGCCCGAGGAGGCGTACCCGCCGCCGCGCCGCTCGCGCCGCCGCCGCACCGCCGTCGCCCTGTTCGCCTCCGGCGCGGTCGCGGCCGGGCTTGTGCTCGGCGGGACCGCGTACGCGGTCGGGCTGCCGGACGGGTCGTCCGAGCCGGACCTGGCGGCGGCGCCGTCCGCCGGCGGGGGCGCGTTCGGCTACCGCGGCCCGCAGTCGGGTGGCGGCTCGGCGCCCTCGACGACGCTGCCCGGCACCGGGACGGCCACCGGCACCGGCACCCTGGACGCCACCACCGCGAGCGACGCGCAGCAGGCCGGCGTCGTGCTGGTGTCGACCGTCCTCGGGTACCAGTCGGCGGAGGCGGCGGGCACGGGCGTCGTCCTCACGTCCGACGGCCTGGTCGTCACGAACAACCACGTGGTCGAGGGCGCCACCGAGATCACCGTGACGATCGGCACCACGGGGGAGACCTACACCGCCGAGGTGGTCGGCACGGACGCCACCGCCGACGTCGCGGTGCTCCAGCTGCAGGGCGCCTCGGGGCTCACGACCGTCGCGCTGGACGACGACGAGGACGGGGTCGCGGTCGGCGACGCGGTCACGGCGGTCGGGAACGCCGAGGGCGGCGGCGTGCTGCTCGCCGCGGACGGCACCGTCACCGGCCTGGACGAGTCGATCACCACGCAGGCCGAGGGCGCCTCGTCCGGCGAGTCCCTGACCGGGCTGATCGAGGTGGACGCCGACGTCGTGTCCGGCGACTCCGGCGGCCCGCTGCTGGACGACGAGGGCGAGGTCGTCGGCATCACGACCGCCGCGTCCTCGGGCTCCGCCGACGTCACCGGGTACGCCATCCCGATCGGGGACGTGCTCGACGTCGTGACCCAGATCGTGTCCGGCCAGGACACCGACTCGATCACGCTCGGCTACCCGGCGTTCCTGGGCGTGCAGCTGGCGACGACGGGTGCCACCGGTCTGCCCGGCGCCTCGGGCGCGGCCGCGACCGGCGCCACGATCGCCGGTGTCGTCGACGGCACCCCGGCTGCGGAGGCGGGCCTGACGGCGGGCGACACGATCACCGCGGTCGACGGCACGCCGGTCGCGGACGCCGACGCCCTGAGCGCGGCGCTCGCGGCGCACGCCCCCGGCGACCAGGTCACGCTGACCTGGACCACGACGTCGGGCGCGTCGCAGTCGGCGACAGTCACCCTGATCGCGGGCCCGGCCGACTGA
- the era gene encoding GTPase Era translates to MTHRSGFACLVGRPNAGKSTLTNALVGQKVAITSGRPQTTRHTIRGIVHRPDAQLVLVDTPGLHRPRTLLGERLNDLVRDTLTEVDVVGFCLPSDQKVGPGDRFIAEQLAQLGRRTPVVAIATKADLVGKQRLAEHLLAVSELGDWADIVPVSAESGYQVDVVEQVLVGHLPEGPALYPEGELTDEPEAVMVAELVREAALEGVRDELPHSLAVVVDEIVPREVAEGERPMLDVRVHLFVERDSQKAIVIGRGGTRLREVGTRARRGIEALLGSRVYLDLHVKVAKDWQRDPKQLGRLGF, encoded by the coding sequence GTGACCCACCGCTCCGGCTTCGCGTGCCTCGTCGGCCGCCCCAACGCCGGCAAGTCGACGCTCACCAACGCCCTCGTCGGGCAGAAGGTCGCGATCACCTCCGGCCGGCCGCAGACCACCCGGCACACGATCCGCGGCATCGTGCACCGCCCGGACGCCCAGCTCGTGCTGGTCGACACCCCCGGGCTGCACCGCCCGCGCACCCTGCTCGGCGAGCGGCTGAACGACCTGGTCCGGGACACCCTCACCGAGGTCGACGTGGTCGGCTTCTGCCTGCCGTCGGATCAGAAGGTCGGGCCGGGCGACCGGTTCATCGCGGAGCAGCTCGCGCAGCTCGGCCGCCGCACCCCGGTCGTCGCGATCGCCACGAAGGCGGACCTGGTCGGCAAGCAGCGGCTCGCGGAGCACCTGCTCGCGGTGTCCGAGCTCGGCGACTGGGCGGACATCGTCCCGGTGTCGGCGGAGTCGGGCTACCAGGTCGACGTGGTGGAGCAGGTGCTCGTCGGGCACCTGCCCGAGGGGCCCGCGCTGTACCCGGAGGGCGAGCTGACGGACGAGCCGGAGGCCGTGATGGTCGCCGAGCTGGTCCGGGAGGCCGCACTCGAGGGCGTGCGGGACGAGCTGCCGCACTCGCTGGCCGTCGTCGTGGACGAGATCGTGCCGCGCGAGGTGGCCGAGGGCGAGCGCCCGATGCTCGACGTGCGCGTGCACCTGTTCGTGGAGCGGGACAGCCAGAAGGCCATCGTCATCGGCCGGGGCGGCACCCGGCTGCGCGAGGTCGGCACCCGGGCCCGCCGGGGCATCGAGGCGCTGCTGGGCTCGCGGGTGTACCTGGACCTGCACGTCAAGGTGGCGAAGGACTGGCAGCGCGACCCCAAGCAGCTCGGGCGGCTGGGCTTCTGA
- the ybeY gene encoding rRNA maturation RNase YbeY, with the protein MSIEVNNESGHEVDEAEFAALARFVLDQMHVHPQTDLSILFVDTEVMTDLHVKWMDEPGPTDVLSFPMDELRPGRADDPTPAGLLGDVVLCPEVAVEQARTAGHSTVEELLLLTTHGILHLLGYDHAEPEEEKEMFGLQRQLLLTFLAGR; encoded by the coding sequence ATGAGTATCGAGGTCAACAACGAGTCCGGCCACGAGGTCGACGAGGCGGAGTTCGCCGCGCTCGCCCGCTTCGTCCTGGACCAGATGCACGTGCACCCGCAGACCGACCTGTCGATCCTGTTCGTCGACACGGAGGTCATGACGGACCTGCACGTGAAGTGGATGGACGAGCCCGGCCCGACCGACGTGCTGTCCTTCCCGATGGACGAGCTGCGGCCCGGCCGCGCGGACGACCCGACGCCCGCGGGGCTGCTCGGCGACGTCGTGCTGTGCCCGGAGGTCGCGGTGGAGCAGGCGCGCACGGCCGGCCACTCGACGGTCGAGGAGCTGCTGCTGCTCACCACGCACGGGATCCTGCACCTGCTGGGCTACGACCACGCGGAGCCGGAGGAGGAGAAGGAGATGTTCGGCCTGCAGCGCCAGCTGCTGCTGACCTTCCTCGCCGGGCGATGA